The Paenibacillus sp. RC334 nucleotide sequence CCAACCAGAAAAATAATAAAGGAAACACACCAAAAGTATAGCGTCATCTCGGGCTTTTGCCAGAACCAGACTTCACTTACCAGCGAGTCCCTGTATCCTTCAACAATGTAATACATAGGATTCAGTTTCAATAAAGTTAAATATTTGGCCGGAAACAAAGAGGGTTGCCACAAAATAGGTGAAAGCCATATTCCAAATTGCAATATGATAGCCACGATTTGATTTAAATCGCGAAAAAAAATGACGCAGGAAGCCATAATGTAAGACAAACCCAGCAACAAAAAGCACAGTGCAAAAAGATAATAAAGAAGTTGCACAATATAAATTGTGGGCTCATAACCATACAAGAAATACACATACAGTAAAAAAGCCATAAAAAACACGTGCACAAACAGTGCCGAAATAATTTTAACGCTTGGCAAAATGCTGACTTTAAACACAACTTTTTTTACCAGATAACTGTATTCAATTAAGCTGTTGGTCGAGTTGCCAAGGGCTTCGGAAAAAAAGAACCATGGAATAAGACCACACATCAACCATAAAATATATGGGATATTGTTGAGCGGAACTACACGGAATCCAATTTCGAAAATGAACCAATATACAAAAATTGTCATCAGAGGCTGGACAAAAGCCCACAAAATCCCAAGTTGAGAACTGGCATATTTAGCCCAAAAATCATTTTTAGCTAGTTTCAAAACAAGGCCTTTGGAATTATAAAATTCT carries:
- a CDS encoding ABC transporter permease, whose product is MKLAKNDFWAKYASSQLGILWAFVQPLMTIFVYWFIFEIGFRVVPLNNIPYILWLMCGLIPWFFFSEALGNSTNSLIEYSYLVKKVVFKVSILPSVKIISALFVHVFFMAFLLYVYFLYGYEPTIYIVQLLYYLFALCFLLLGLSYIMASCVIFFRDLNQIVAIILQFGIWLSPILWQPSLFPAKYLTLLKLNPMYYIVEGYRDSLVSEVWFWQKPEMTLYFWCVSFIIFLVGALFYKKLKPHFADVL